CGCCGGCGACACCGTCGTCCTCCGCTCCGGCGTCGAGGCCGGCGACCAGGTCATCGTCTCGGGCGCCGGCGACCTCGCCGAGGGCGACCGCGTCCGCGTGACCGAGACGCGCGAAGTGGCCGTCGCCACCCGCACGCCCGCCCGTGCCGCCAGCCGCGTCCGCCCCACGGGCGACGCCGTCCGAGAAGACTAACGAGGCCCGATGCGTGGCGGCCCTCCCGCCGCGCGTCCCCCGTCCCCACCCCCTCGTCCGATGAATATTACCGACCTCGCGATCTCGAACCGGACGGCCGTCGTCGTCCTCATGCTCGCGCTGACGATCGGCGGGCTCGTGGCGTACGTCGCGCTCCCGAAGGAGAGCCAGCCGCAGATCGAGTTCGCCACCATCGTCGTCACGACGATCTACCCGGGCGCGAGCCCGGACGACGTCGAGTCGATCATCACGCAGGAGATCGAGCGCGAGGTGGCCACGATCACCGGGCTCGACGTGCTCCGGAGCACGTCGACGGAGGGCGTCTCGACGGTCATCGCCGAGTTCCTGCCCGACAAGGACATCGACGAGGCCAGCCGCGAGGTCCGCGAGGCGGTCGACGTGGCCAAGGTCGAGTTCCCGACGGACGTCGAGGAGCCGATCGTCTCCGACATCGACTTCGCCGACTTCCCGATCGTCACGGTCAACCTCCTCACGGAGGGCTCGCTGACCCAGCTCCGCTCGACGGCCGAGGACCTCCAGGACGAGATCGAGGGCGTCCCCGGCGTGTCCGGCGTCGACCTCCTCGGCGGCCTCGAGCGCGAGGTCCAGGTCGACGTCGACCTCGCGGCGCTCCAGGGCGCCGGCCTCTCGGTCGACGACGTCGTGGCGGCCGTCCAGACGGAGAACGCCAACATCCCCGGCGGCTCCGTCGACGTCGGCCCGGAGAACTACCTCGTCCGCGTCAACGGTGAGTTCGACAGCCCGGACGAGATCCTCGACCTCGTCGTGGCCTCGCCGGGCGGGACGCCGGTCTACGTCCGCGACCTCGCCGACGTGACGTTCGGGTACAAGGAGCGGGCCAGCTACGCCCGCCTCGAGGTCGTCCAGCGGGAGAACGAGGACGGCGAGTTCGTCCCGGTCTCCGACGCCGAGAACCTCCAGGTCATCCGGCTCAACGTCAAGAAGTCCTCGGGCGAGAACATCATCGAAGTCGTTGACGGCGTCGAGGAGGCCATCGCGGGCTTCGCGTTCCCGTCGGGCACCGAGTACGTCCTCACGGGCGACCAGTCGGAGAGCGTCGAGATCCTCGTCAAGGACCTCGAGAACAACATCATCGCGGGCATCATCTTCGTGATCGCGGTGCTCCTGTTCTTCCTCGGCGTCCGGAACGCGTCGCTGGTGGGCCTCGCGATCCCGCTGTCGATGTTCGTGAGCTTCCTGGTCTTCTCGGTGATGGGCCAGACGCTCAACTTCATCATCCTCTTCTCGCTGATCATCGCGCTGGGGATGCTGGTCGACAACGCGGTCGTCATCATCGAGAACATCTACCGGTTCCGGGAGGAGGGCTACGGCCGGTGGGAGGCCGCGCGGAAGGGGACGGCCGAGGTCGCCCTGGCCGTGGCCGCCTCGACGGCGACGACCGTCGCGGCGTTCGCCCCGATGCTCCTGTGGCCGGGCATCATCGGCAAGTTCATGAGCTACATGCCGATGACGCTCATCGTGACGCTGACGTCGTCGCTGTTCGTGGCGCTCGTGATCAACCCGGTCGTGGCCGGCTTCTTCGTCAAGACCGACGCCGAGCTCCGCGAGGAGGAGGCCGCGCGGAAGACCCGCCAGCCGAGCCGCCGCGGCCGGATGATCGGGCTCGGGCTCGTCGCCTTCACGGCGCTCGTCGTCGGCATCGCCAACTGGAAGACGTTGATCTTCCTGGCCGTCGCGGTCCCGGCCCTCGTCCTGCTCTACCGGAACGCGCTCGAGCCGGCCCACCGCCGGTTCGCCGGGCGGACCGTCCCGCGCATGACGGACGCCTATCGCCGCTTCCTCAAGTGGATGCTCCAGCGGGACTACTCGGTCCGCCGTGGGCTCCTCCGCAATACGTTCGCGCTGGGCAGCTTCACGGGCGGGTTCCTGCTCCTCGTCGCGGGCGCCGCGCTCAACGCCGCCGCGGCACCGGCCGGCTTCCTCCTGATCATTCCCGGTGGCCTCGCGCTCCTCGTCGGCATCCTCGCCATCGTGTTCCACAGCCTGGAGACGGCCTACCTCGGCGGGCGCGCGAGCGTCAAGGCGGGACTCATCTTCGGCGCCATCGTCGCCGTGCTGGCCGTCCTCCTGACGCTGGCCGGGCGGATCGACCTGTCGAGCGTGGAGGGCGTCGAGGTCCTCATCGGGATGTTCCTCCTGCCGGCCCTCGTCGCCGGGTTCGGCGGCCTCGGCGTGCTGTTCGGACCGGGCGGGCGTCGCGAGCGGGCGCGAAAGCAGACGGTGTTCGGCTCGCCCTATGTGGTCCTCACGGACAACCGCGCGCGGTTGCTGACGGCCACGCTCGGCGTGCTCGTCGGCGTGATCGCCCTGTTCTTCGTGGCCCCGACCGGCGTCGAATTCTTCCCAACCACGGACCCCAACCAGGTCCAGATCACGGCCGAGGCGCCCATCGGGACCAACATCGAGCGCTCGAACGAGGTCGCCGAGGACGTCTTCGCCCGCGTCCAGAACCTCATCGAGACCGACGAGGGCACGGCCGGCAACACGCGCGACGTGGCGACGTCGGTCGGCGTCGGCGGCGACGCGATGTTCGGCGGCGGCTCGGCGAGCGCCGAGAGGTCGTCGGTCACGCTCAACATGGTCGACTACGAGCAGCGGTCCGAGTCGTCCTCGGAGACGCTCCGGCGCATCCGCGCGGCGCTGACGGGCCTGCCGGGCGTCGACCTCCAGGTGGAGCAGGACGAGAACGGCCCGCCGACCGGCGCCGCGGTCAACATCGAGGTCTCGGGCCCCGAGTTCGAGGGGATCCAGGACCTCGCCAACGACCTCAAATCCCAGCTCGAGGCCGGCGTCGAGGCGGGCCGGATCGAGGGGCTCGTCGACATCCGCGACAACCTCAACTCGGGCCGGCCGGAGTACCGCGTCGAGATCGACCGCGAGCGCGCGGCGGCCTTCGGGCTCTCCACGCAGCAGGTGGCGCTGGCGGTCCGCGGCGCCGTCAACGGCGTCGAGGCCAGCCAGTGGCGCGACGGCAAGGACGAGTACGACATCACGGTCCGCCTCCGCGAGGCCGATCGCCAGAGCCTCCGCCAGATCGAGTCGCTGACGGTCCTCAACGAGGGCCAGCAGATCCCGCTCGTGGCCGTGGCCCGGATCGAGCCGGCCTCCGGGCTCGGGAGCGTCACGCGGCTCGACCAGGAGCGCGTCGTGACGGTCCTCGGCGACGCGGCGCCGGGCGCCAACGCGAACGCCGTGCTCGCCCAGGTCCAGGCCGAGCTGGCGCCGACGCTTGACGACATCCCGCCGGGCTACACCGTCGCCTACACGGGCGCGAACGAGGAGCAGAACGAGAGCTTCGGCTTCCTCACGACGGCGCTCCTGATGGGCCTCGCGCTCATCACGATCATCCTCATCGCCCAGTTCAACTCGATCAAGAACCCGCTCATCATCATGGTCGCGGTCGGGCTCTCGCTCATCGGCGTGATGCTCGGCCTGATCCTGACGCGGACGCCGTTCGGGCTCATGACGTTCGTCGGGCTGATCTCCCTGGCCGGCATCGTCGTGAACAACGCGATCGTGCTCGTCGACTACATCGAGCAGCTCCGCGACCGCGGCGAGGACAAGCAGGAGGCCATCATCGACGGCGGCGCGACGCGCCTCCGGCCGGTCCTCCTGACGGCGTTTACGACGGTCATCGGGCTCATCCCGCTCACGTTCGGGATCAACATCGACTTCGTCGGGCTGATGGTCGACCTCGACCCGTCGTTCTCGATCGGCTCCGAGAACACGCAGTTCTGGGGCCCGATGGGCACGGCGATCATCTCGGGCCTGACGTTCGCGACGTTCCTCACGCTCGTCATCGTGCCAGTGATGTACTCGGCGTTCGACAGCATCGCGCTCCGCTTCGCCGCGGCCCGCCAGCCCGACGACGCGCCCGAGCCGGACCTGCACTCGAGCACGCCGCTGGCGGGCGACGGGTCCTCGAGCGGCGAGCTCGTCCCGGCCCCGGTCCCGGCCACGTAGCCCCGCCCGCCTCGGGGAGCCGACCGGCGCACCAGACCGCAGCGCAACCGTGGGGGCGACTCGCCGAGTCGCCCCCACGGCGTCTCGGAGCCTCCGCTGCCGCGTCGAGGCGGGCGGTGTCGTACTCTGTCGACCCCGCCGTTCCGCGCCATGGCCGACTCGACCCCCGTGACCATCCCCACGTCGCTGTGGGAGTCCGACGGCACCGAGGAGGCCGTCCTCGCCGAATGGCTGGCCGCCGACGGCGCCCGCGTCGAGGCCGGCGCCCCGCTCGCCGAGGTCATGGTCGACAAGGTGTCGCTGGTGCTGGAGGCGCCGGCGAGCGGCGTGCTCGAGATCCAGCGCGAGGAGGGCGCCCCGGTCGGTCTCGGGGCGACGGTCGCCGTCATCCACGCCCCGTAGCGATGCACACGACCGTCCCGCTCTCCCGACTCCAGGTCCTCAACGGCCGGACCATGCACGAGGCGCTCCAGCAGAGCGCGCAGGCCACGCTCCACACCGACGCCGATGCCGGCCCGCTCGTCGCCTTCCGAGCGGCTCAGCCCGAGAGTGACGCGGTCTCGGTCGAGGCCGTCGTCGGGCGCGCGCTCGTGGGGGCGCTCCAGGCCCACCCCCACGTCAATGCGCGGATCGGGGTCGAGGGGCTGAACGTCCACCGCTCCGTCAACCTGGGGCTGATGGTGGTCTTGGAGAAGGGCGTGATCGTGCCCGTCATCGCGGGGGCCGAGGGGCTCCCGCTCCGCGAACTCGACGGCGCCTTCCGACGGATGGCCGCCCGCGCCGAGGCCGGCGACCTCAGCCTCAACGACACCCGCAACACGACGTTCACGCTGGCCTCCTTCGCCTCGTTCGGCGTCGACCACTTCACGCCGATCCTCGTCGGCAACATGGTCGCGACGCTAGGCGTCGGCCGTGTCCGCGCCGTCTGCGAACCCGGCGACGACGGCTGCCGGCCAGGCCACCGGATCGCGCTCTCCCTGACGTTCGACCACCGGGCGATCCACG
This sequence is a window from Rubrivirga marina. Protein-coding genes within it:
- a CDS encoding efflux RND transporter permease subunit: MNITDLAISNRTAVVVLMLALTIGGLVAYVALPKESQPQIEFATIVVTTIYPGASPDDVESIITQEIEREVATITGLDVLRSTSTEGVSTVIAEFLPDKDIDEASREVREAVDVAKVEFPTDVEEPIVSDIDFADFPIVTVNLLTEGSLTQLRSTAEDLQDEIEGVPGVSGVDLLGGLEREVQVDVDLAALQGAGLSVDDVVAAVQTENANIPGGSVDVGPENYLVRVNGEFDSPDEILDLVVASPGGTPVYVRDLADVTFGYKERASYARLEVVQRENEDGEFVPVSDAENLQVIRLNVKKSSGENIIEVVDGVEEAIAGFAFPSGTEYVLTGDQSESVEILVKDLENNIIAGIIFVIAVLLFFLGVRNASLVGLAIPLSMFVSFLVFSVMGQTLNFIILFSLIIALGMLVDNAVVIIENIYRFREEGYGRWEAARKGTAEVALAVAASTATTVAAFAPMLLWPGIIGKFMSYMPMTLIVTLTSSLFVALVINPVVAGFFVKTDAELREEEAARKTRQPSRRGRMIGLGLVAFTALVVGIANWKTLIFLAVAVPALVLLYRNALEPAHRRFAGRTVPRMTDAYRRFLKWMLQRDYSVRRGLLRNTFALGSFTGGFLLLVAGAALNAAAAPAGFLLIIPGGLALLVGILAIVFHSLETAYLGGRASVKAGLIFGAIVAVLAVLLTLAGRIDLSSVEGVEVLIGMFLLPALVAGFGGLGVLFGPGGRRERARKQTVFGSPYVVLTDNRARLLTATLGVLVGVIALFFVAPTGVEFFPTTDPNQVQITAEAPIGTNIERSNEVAEDVFARVQNLIETDEGTAGNTRDVATSVGVGGDAMFGGGSASAERSSVTLNMVDYEQRSESSSETLRRIRAALTGLPGVDLQVEQDENGPPTGAAVNIEVSGPEFEGIQDLANDLKSQLEAGVEAGRIEGLVDIRDNLNSGRPEYRVEIDRERAAAFGLSTQQVALAVRGAVNGVEASQWRDGKDEYDITVRLREADRQSLRQIESLTVLNEGQQIPLVAVARIEPASGLGSVTRLDQERVVTVLGDAAPGANANAVLAQVQAELAPTLDDIPPGYTVAYTGANEEQNESFGFLTTALLMGLALITIILIAQFNSIKNPLIIMVAVGLSLIGVMLGLILTRTPFGLMTFVGLISLAGIVVNNAIVLVDYIEQLRDRGEDKQEAIIDGGATRLRPVLLTAFTTVIGLIPLTFGINIDFVGLMVDLDPSFSIGSENTQFWGPMGTAIISGLTFATFLTLVIVPVMYSAFDSIALRFAAARQPDDAPEPDLHSSTPLAGDGSSSGELVPAPVPAT
- a CDS encoding biotin/lipoyl-containing protein, producing MADSTPVTIPTSLWESDGTEEAVLAEWLAADGARVEAGAPLAEVMVDKVSLVLEAPASGVLEIQREEGAPVGLGATVAVIHAP
- a CDS encoding 2-oxo acid dehydrogenase subunit E2 gives rise to the protein MHTTVPLSRLQVLNGRTMHEALQQSAQATLHTDADAGPLVAFRAAQPESDAVSVEAVVGRALVGALQAHPHVNARIGVEGLNVHRSVNLGLMVVLEKGVIVPVIAGAEGLPLRELDGAFRRMAARAEAGDLSLNDTRNTTFTLASFASFGVDHFTPILVGNMVATLGVGRVRAVCEPGDDGCRPGHRIALSLTFDHRAIHGVEAARFLQAVTDRLAAPDRL